In the Arachis ipaensis cultivar K30076 chromosome B04, Araip1.1, whole genome shotgun sequence genome, ttcaggttctttcaaagtcactgaAACTCCACTAATtaaaaccctcaagtcaaattcaaggacataaacccttttcacatttaaaatagccttaaaacataagtttcatctaaataacttatTCACAAAGGAgatataatacttttcttaagaaacaagactaaatcacaatttcctttttaataattcatttcaaaagaataagtcattcctttcttaataattcaaataaaatagtagaagtgtTTGACTCATAATCTTCCAAATAGCATTTCAATAAAATCCCGGATTATCagaattttggcagcacctcccctaaaacttgcactctgccacccttttcgggtcccatccaaaccaaTCCACAGTCCTTATCAACGGTTTAAAACCCAAAAATCAGTTCAAAAGCAAACTGAATCCAACATTCACCTCATTTTCATATTCCAAGGAAATCGTCTCAagatcaaatcattatcaaccgattacactcatttccaaagctttaaagaatagTTCAGCAACAacccatttatcaaaaccaaacaataatcagAAGTTGTCTCAAAATCAATCTTTATCAGCTGATTAAACTTatttccaaaactttaaagaGAAAATTCAGCAACAATCCATTTGTCAAAACCAAACATTAACCCAATCAAACATATAATCACATTCATCCAAAATAGCCAGACAATATATAAGACTTGTACAATCACTAAAAAGTGTATTTCTCACATCGGCATCCATTTATAACAATCccaaattataaaattgagattttagaaaaacccctacctcaatacgcaaaaccataacccaaacgcgtcacaggAACCTTCTCTCTTAACCCGAAATCACCAACAACCGCAAcctcagctccaagccactttcgcagTAACCACAGCAATTCTAATCGCgacatacaacaaccgaaacttaatcttatagcaattaatgCCGCAaaacctcagcgtatgataacaAAACAGTAACTAAAGGGCTTTCAAATCAAAAACGCTTACCGAAAAAAATGAAGGAAATGTTGAACCAAAACACCGGCGGTCTCTGAACCGGTTTGGCGGCAGCCcgacagccacctcaagcggtAGCGGTGACTGAAATAAAAGGGACGGTGTAGCAGCCACCCCGAACATAACCGGCAGCAACTCCGACAGTCGCCAGAAGCTCCAATGGCTCAGCAACGACCTCAATTTTTGACATGGAACGCCATAAAATTAACCTTACAACATTTATTCATCTGAATCCTTAACTATAGATTACTAGAACGATTACGGTATGAGTTCATAGTGCATGAGACTTACTGTGATGAAGAAGGATGACAGAATGGAGCAGCAGCTCCGACGGCGTCCTCCTGCAGCAACAACGCCATTTTTCGGCAACCCGAGGCACAACAGCGCAACCTCCAGCAACGGTAGTGGCTGACAGCAGCGTTTTCCTTCCTCTGTGCATCCCTGAGTCGTAggtcttctccttcttccttggACGACGACGCACAGCAGTGAGAGACCCAGCGGCGCAGTGCTATGGCTCAACCACGGTGGCGCGAACGGCAACGCGAATAACTCGCCTCCTTCCTTGCGCCACACCACCTCTGCCTTTCTCAATCCCAGGGTCATTCTCCTCTCTCCTTCGAGCTCGACGGCAATGGACCCACGGCGGCAACGGGGGCGACGAGGATGAACGGTGCAAACGCCTCCACCGTCGGTCCCTTCTCTCATCCTCACGGTTCTGCTTCTCTACTCCGCGGATTTGGTTCGTGGCTCTCCTCTCCATTGATGGCTACACGACGGTGGCGGGGAACCCGGCGGTGCCACGTGACTCCTGCCCCCtcccctctcctttcctttcctgATTCTGTTTTCCCTTTCTGCTTGTTTTTCTTTCTGGTTTCACCATGGATTTGGGTGTTAGGAAGGAAAGGGCTAGTGACAGTTGAGGGTTAaggattagggtttcatttttgaaaattagggttattGTTAAGCTAGGTGTAGTTtaggtaatttcaaataaaagtagggataatatagtaattagaaataaattttaatccaacaataataatgtataaaaacattatttgttcatcaatttcacaaattatttccaataaaatgttcaaatccaaaattagaaatattatacttaatttctttatttttcatataaaatattaattatttagtccgaatcaaataaaattcttattatttcataactgtcaactttataaattaaatatagaaaataattcaataattgtaaaattggataataaatcttaatttatttcaaattcaattaatcaaaacttgctttatttatctttaataaaattatttctgAAATTAAtactataaataactatatgatttgagacttgattatAATAAGACTTTTTAAAAGTGCTGGGTGTTACATAGTCGCCATCACGGGACTCGTGCCACCCAGCGCTGTCGAGCAAGAATGCGCAAGGAGAGAGAAAGTCATGGAAAAGAATTGAGCCCATCACTTCCGTGCCTCAATCGCCGTCGATTTGCTACCGTTGCTGTTGTTGGAGGCCACCACCATCACCGGAGAAAGGGTTTCCACCACTATCGGAGTTCCTCGCCGTAAGTCTCGCCACCAGGAGGTTTTTGTGGCCGTTATTATGATAGGGTTGAGTACCATTCTTACACGTGATTATAGTTGCCGTTGTTGTTGCGAGTGGTTTGGAGCTATGGTTATGGCTGCCGCTATTGCATACCAAAAGAAAAACAAGTTTTTAACACGTTTTAGAGTTTTTGAGTTTCAACAATCGAGGTAGGTTTGCTTTTCTTAAACTCATTTTATTGTCAAGACTTGATATAAGTCGATATTgacacaaaaatatatttatttagtgATTATGTAAGTCTTATGGATTGAACTGAGTTGCTTTGAATAAATATAATTGTTTACCTGGTTGGTTGTCGTTAAAGTGGTCGCTTGATTATTGGTTATATTGGTTTCTTAATTTTGTTGAAGTCACTGAAAATTCTGATTTATTAatctatttattttcttaaattgGTAGTTGCTAAAATaatttgagatttgaaaatattttgacaTTTGAAACGAGTTTAATTTATTGAATTATTGAGAAGACTGGTTATTCTGATTTATTGATTTAGTTTATTGAGTTGGTCATTGCTAGATTGGTTTCTTGAAATTATTTCTGGATTATGATAGAATGATTTGAGAAATTGGagttgattttatttgatttatcgAAAATAATTTTGAGAATTGGAAATTATTTGAGACATTGAAATTGGTCTGATTctggaaatgatttgaaaaagagtttgagaaatggTTTGGTTAGGAGCCGAGAAGGGTGGCAAAGTATGAATTTGAGAGGAAATgctattgaaatttttttaaaaattggatACTTCGTTTGAAGTGATTATTTAGAAAAATTtggatttaaaaattatattatttggttttgatttattaagaaaatgattacattttgaatttgatttattaagaaaagaatttAATTATGTTTTGGGTTTTATTTaccattttaaatttgattcgtTAAGGAAAGGTTCATGTTTCAAGTTTGATTTATTTGAAaagagaattatgttttgagtttgaattatttaaaaaaggaattatgttttgagttcgatTCAATATGAAAATAGTTTGTTTTGGGTTTGAAATAAAGTATGACCTTTTGAGGAGTTTCGTGaatttacaatatttaaatttgattggtaaagagagatgatttttgagTCTTTGAGAGGTTAGTAAATTTGAGAAAAACTTTCATTTGATTATTTTAATGAAAgggttatgttttgaaaagtatttagtgaatttaaaataaataattttctttaGTCTTTTAAAAGAGATTTACACTCAAAAATGGTTTTGAAGTTGGTTTGGGAGATTTTGATTGAGTAAATATGAGTTTTATGAAAGAGAACGGGTTTAGAATGATGTCATTTTGAAGGTCTTGGGAAACGTTATAACAAAATTGGTTTCAGTTTTAAAGGAAAATGATTTGAGGAACAGTGATTCTTGGCTTGCTGTGAAGTAAATGTATATTGCTATTGAAGTAACTGGGTAAGTTGAGATTGAGGATTCTCTCTCTTGTTGCGATAGACAAGTTGACGTTAAGGATTACCATATTTATTGTGGTGGACAAGATTGAGGTTGAGGATTCCATCTCTTGTTGCATTGGAAAATTGAATGGAGAAGGTTGAGGATTTCCTTCGGTTCAAATCTGTATTATTAATTCGATTCTTAGTTATATTTGATTATGTTTGATTCAAATGAGATTTGAATTGATGTGGTGAGGACAGTGGCTTTTTCCCACTCACGAATAGGCAAGTTGAAATTGAGGATTCTCTCTCTTGTTGCGTAGACAAGTTGAGATTGAGGATTCTCTCTCTTGTTTCGGTGGGCAAGTAGGGTTGAGGATTCTCTCTTTTGTTACATTGGGAAATTCAATGGAGAAGGTTAAGAATTCCCTTCTATTCAATTTTTGGTTGTGGTATGAACGAGgtaggttgaggattccctatcGTTACATCACAGTCTCTCTCAGACTAGGAGATTGAGGATTCCCTCCTGAATGGTTGAGGATTTTCTTCGTGTAGAGAGACAATATCTGGGATAGCTACCGGGTGTGTCGagtttggctgtataaccgacagatcagctcattggccatagggcaagcatgcatcatttgtatttatatgtattgtttgggtgtgcatcttGTGTTTGGCTTGCTTGTGTGAATAATTGTATCTATATGCTAATTGAACTAATTGTTGTAACTGTCCTCTTTGTTTGTGTATTCCTTATATTGTTTTATCTGTGATTGAAGAACTGATAGATCCTTCATGCTGGTGGTGGTGATGCTGAGAGTTGTTCTTGATTGTGTTGCGTTGCACCGTTTGATGTCTGTGATTGAATTAGTTTGAGAACTAAGTATTGGCAAATGAATTGATTATGATGTTTATTATATGTTGGGTTGGAGGCCGTTATTTAATTTGTGTTGGATCAGAGGCTGTGTTTTGACTTGAGTGGGCTCGGAGGCCGTGTTTTGACTTGATTTGGATTGGAGGCCGAGTTGATCTGATTTGGGATGGAGGCTATAACGAGATTTGAATATATGTTGGGCTGGAGGCTATAATTGATTATATTATGAGATATTAATTGAGTTTAGAAATTCTTTTAACTAAAGAAGTGAACTTTGAATTTTTGGATAATAAATTGTTAATGTTTTGAATAGATTCATAAGACGAGCAATAATTACTGCAGTTGAAATCAATTCTTTTCTTATACGCatcctcttatgacaattcttaaaaaCCTTTTACTAAGAACCGGCGAGGATGATATTTTCACCCCTTACAGATTTTTCATTTTTCAGGACAGACGAAGAATTTAAGGAGTTTCAGGACAGACAGATTGTATTCTCTATTATTGTATATACATTTATAGTTTTTTCTtgcctttattattatatttgttagaggggataggagttgtaatgatatgtatatatgtatatttgtAAGTTACTTGTATACGAAGTCTTGTATATTTATATGTAAGTCTGGTATGACAATTGTGATTTGAATTTGGTTATATATGCATGTTTGATCAAGAAAAAGTATCTTCcattttttcaaagaaaacagtGATACGGTTTCGAGTCAAAAGCTCCTATcttattattatgtatatatgaGAATCGTCGTAATACATTTCACTATCAGAGTGGTGCAGCCAGAatcgtgacattctgatagtaagaGTGTTACAAGTAGTATTGTTATTGTATTTAATAGTAGTATTGTTAGATACACTACACTAAAGATGCCACTTTGAAGGTTTGATATGGCCATTTTTAGGGCATTTGGCTTGAGATGTAGTGTAAATTTATATTGTAAAGAAAAACTGTGAAATAGAGTGATGCAAATTTTTATTGAAAtacaaaattcaatacaaaaggATGGAAGTAATAAAATAACAAGAATAAAAGGTTATTTATAATTCTTATTCTTTTGTCATctttggcattgccatcaacaactaaaAAAATCAACACAATTCTATTCCCCGTAacttttaaataaatattgaaCAACATCAACAACTTCTGACGACTTATTCTGAAAGATCCTTTGATTTCTTTTCCACCGAATATTCTAAATAATAGCAAAAAAAATTATCAACCACTTCTTCCGATGATCATTTCTCATTGTTATCCCTGTCCAactctcaaaatattttttttatcatacttGCTAGGATATTCCATGAATGACCACCATCACAAGCCCAGGAACACCACACCTGCCAACAAAACTCACAGGTAACAAACAAATGGTATACACTTTCTATGTCATTACCACACAACACACACAAATTATTACTAACTTTAACTACACTAAACTCACTCAACCTGTTTTTAGTAttaccactacaagaaaatagctcaattgccacgcttttaaagcatgacgaaaagctgaaaaaagcgtggcgatagcttttcgccacactTTTTGAGTtgccgccacgcttttgaaagggtcacgtATGCAAGCGTGACGGTTGCTCCATCACCATGCTTTTGGTGACCAATCTCCATACTTTTTTTTCCACACTTTTAACAAATGGCCAcccttaaaagcgtggccgtatgtgCGAGATATGGCCACACTTTAAAAACGTGGCCATATGTgaaatatggccacgcttttaaagcgtggcgatagagagatatggccacgctttcaaagcgtggTGATAGAGAGAGTTGTGGCCACGCTTTCGTAGCGTGGCAATATCGAGATACGACCACGCTTTTGAAGCATGGCGATAGTCAGTGATACGACCACGCTTTAAGAGGTGGTGATAGCCttatagaattaaaaaaaaatcatttttcttatttttacctTTACCActgcaaaatataaatttttagtaCTTTTTTATTTCCAAACCtataaatatagtatgcaatttttattacaagacaaattaaacaataattagtgacatataatttttgctataattgttttatacattaaaaaactaatactcaaatacaaaataaatttcgagttcaaattccaaactaaaaactaaagaaaaatacagaaacaatACCACTTAAATCCTAAGTCCTTTACTATTCCTCCTTCCTCTAGCCCTCTTAAACTTCCTTCCCTTAGATCATACATAATTGTTTCTGGAACATGCGTGAACTTTTTTACCTGCAAAAGATGTCAAAAATAGATAcaaaattgataaattattttgaaGCTTCACTTTCCATTCTAGGCAACACtagctttattttcttttagcCTATTACTCAAAGTCGCAAACCAAAACATGTGTTATCTTgtaaaaaaactttaaaagaagaataaagaataaaagaataGGAAACAAGCATTATTACCAGAAGTCCTCCTCCGACAAGGAAAGCCAATCTTCTTTCTTTTGATTGAAAAACATGCCAATAGAAGGAATCAGGATGAACTCATTATGACAATAAAGCGTAAAAGAAACTATCAAATGAAAAAATTCACCTGGCATCCTTTGGTAACAGCTATTACAGGACTCTGGTTTTCATTAACTACATTATGCATGAAGTTTAACGAGGTAGGATGCCAAAGCCTGAATTCTTGCAACTAAGGAATTCTAGCAACTAAAAGTGAACATATACAAAATTTAACAGATTTTCAGTTATTCCTTTGTCTCCATAAGCAAATACCAGGTCATTTAATATCACTTATGTCCAaggaaacgaaaaagaaaaattaagaaaataagccAATTTATGTAATTAAACTAAGCTAGATACATAAACTTGATTGCCTTGACTAATAAGGAAAAAAATAACACAGTGCACAGGAACTGAACTAAAATGTGAACCGAAACAAGAGAAGAAAGATCTCAACAATTGAGATTAAAGTGAACAACATACAATTCTTATCATCAAAAATAAATAGCCAAAGAAATAATGTAAATGTCAAAGTTAGGTCATATTTAAGTCTAAAGGGTATTGCATGGCTGGAAAAATAAGAATGAATCATGGAGAAGCAATTAAGGGCAGATACTTATTCCTATttccataaaaatttaagataaaagtGTTGAAGTACTGTACAGAATCCTTACGGTCGTAACTTACGAACATGTATGTCCTTGTCATAAATATAGATTGCTTTGCAAAAGCTACGTGCAACAGCTGCCTGGAAAACAGCACAAATATGACAGATCATAACTAAGAGGGAAATCATATTAACTCTGCAAACTAGTTTAATAAGTGCATGTAGCATGGTCAAGATTGTAATTAGTTTATTCATATGACATTTCAACCGGGAAAAAAATGGCAAGTCTAAAACTATAATAGCATAGACACACCTAGATGGCAACAGATGTTTCCAGAGATTCACGTCCAACTTGATTATCATGTAGTTTATTCTTCAATTTTCCTAATAAATTGTATTGTCAATATATAACACTAGTTCTTAAGAAGTCTCACCATTTGTTCTTAACAAATAATATCTATTTCACTTTCTATCTATTGATATTTAATGGGTGCAACAAACTAG is a window encoding:
- the LOC110271496 gene encoding uncharacterized protein LOC110271496 codes for the protein MVKGFPDLGRRMQEQRQLLHVAFAKQSIFMTRTYMLWHPTSLNFMHNVVNENQSPVIAVTKGCQVNFLVGGGLLVKKFTHVPETIMYDLREGSLRGLEEGGIVKDLGFKWYCFCIFL